ACCCGACTGAAGCTGGATGCCGAGACGGAAATTCAAGCCCAGGAACTGGCCGATGTGCAACTGGCACGAGAAGCCATCCGCGCAGAAAAACGGCAGGAGATGGAAGCGCAACAAACCACGCATAACATTCACCTGCAGCGACTGGAACATGATGAGCAGATTCATCAACAGGAGGAATTAGACATCGCCGAGGAAGAGACAAAACGCCGCGTCAATCAGATTGAACTTGAACATCAGCGGGCAACGAATGAAGAACAAAGTCGTTACCTGGCTACGATGAGAGAGATGCAAGTCGATCTGACCAGGTACCTTGTCGCCCAGTACCAGAACCCGGACCGCTTGATTCGGATTACAGGAGACAATGAACCAAAGCTGCATCTTCACGATAATAATTAGAGGATCAATAAAAAGATTAGCTCCCCTATATTCTCAAACGATCTCAGTTCCTGACAATCTCTGTCGGAACAGGGAAAATAGTGTTGCAACTCTGTAGAAAATGGTATAATCCACACATCAAATTAGGTTTATACGATTTTCAGTGAGATTGCGCATGAACGAATTGGAAATGAACCGCAGGCAGGCCCTTATTGCGAGCGGCCTGGGTACTCTCAGTCTTGGCATGCCGGGCGTGGTGATGGGGAGCGACAAAGTAGACGCCTCGGGCAACGCAGTCCGTGCGGAGAAGTCTTGCATCTTTGTCCTGCTGTGTGGCGGGCCGAGCCACCTGGATACCTGGGATATGAAGCCGGAAGCGCCGCTGGAATACCGCGGGCCCTACATGCCGATTGCCACCAAAGTGCCGGGCATGCGGATCAATGAGATGCATACCAAGCTGGCCAAGCTGACCGACGAGTTCACGCTCATCAATTCGATGTCGCATCCGGGCGCGATCAGCAATCACTTCGATGCGATGCACAATCTGCTTAGCGGCCAGTCAAATAAACGCGTGCAACAGGGCATGGCGAACGAGCAACCGTACCTCGGTTCCATCGTCTCCAAAATAAGGCCGAGCAAACGCAACTTCGTCTCCAATGCCTGGCTGATCAAATGCGTGGGTCCACCTGTGTTTTGTGCGCCCAATATTGGAATTGGCGGTTACCTGGGTTCGGCATTTGCTCCCGTGTTTGTCGGTGCGGCAAACAACCATCCCGCGATGAAAGACTTCAAGCCGCCCGAAATTTATGCCCCTTATGACGAGCAGCGACTCGAACAACGCAAATCAGTTCTGCGTCACCTGGAATCCAAACGTCTGGACCAGAACCAGAATATGAAAGACTGGTCGGACCTGCGCGAGAAGACCTACGAAGCGTTAACGCGCGCCGAAGGGCGCAGAGCGTTTAACATGGAGGAAGAGCCGGTTAAAGTTCGCGAAAAATATGGCATGCATCCGCTCGGTCAGAATCTGCTTTTAGCAAGGCGGATGGTGGAATCGGGCGTCCGGTTTGTGACCGTCAACGGCTGGACCGGACAGGCAGAGTACGATAAGAAAGGCCCTCCGAGCAGCAGCTGGGACATGCACGGCGGCAACATGGGGATGGGCAATGCCTTCGGTAACGGTTCTTACGGCATGGGATTCTGCCTGCCGCGCCTGGATCAGGCGCTGGCCGCCCTGCTCTCCGACCTGAAGGACCGCGGCATGTTGGACAACACACTTGTTGTGGTCACCGGCGAATTCGGCCGCACCCCCAACGTGCTCAAGCAAGACCCGCCGGGTCGTCAGCACTGGCCGCGCTGTTTCTCATCCATTCTGGCGGGAGCCGGCATTAAAGGGGGGAACGTATACGGCAAATCCAACAAGTACGGTCAATATCCCACGCACAACCCCGTCCGCCCCGAAGAACTGGCAGCGACAATCTACCACGCTCTGGACATCCCGATCAGTAATCCGCAAGACCCCACGGGGCTCTTACGTACCCTGACAACGGGCAAGCCGATCATGGAATTGTTTGGATAACCGGCTCGGGATCAGTAGAGTTCAGAGCCCCCAAGCACTTATTCCGAAACCAGATTCAACAGGTCACCAATCGATTTGTGCTTTTCGATCGGATGCCGCAACGGCTGCTCAGTCAGGACTTCGTAGTGGTTCCGACGACCGATTTTCTCTCGTTTAACGAACCCCTCTTCTTCCAGGTCCTGGATGATCCGCTGGACGGCACGCTCTGTTATGCCGACTTTTAAAGCGACTTCCCGCAACACAATCGAGGGTTCGCGATGCAACACGATTAGAACGTGTGCATGATTGGTCAGGAAGGTCCAACGGTTTCCGGAATCCGTCGCAGGACTGACAGCTGTTTCTGATTTCGCGTCGCGCATCGCGTCTTTCCCTTGCTGTTTTCCGGCTCTGACTCTGTCGGAACCACTCCCGCGTTTGTTTTTTGACGCTTTTTTCATCGATTTGTTACCCGTCCCGAAAAGCAAGGCACGTGCCTTACTTCATACTATCAATGCATTTAGAGCAAAAGAGCATCTTAGTCCTTTATAGTGTATCCGATCCTGAGATGAAATCAAATTCACGAAAATAATTACGCCTCTCAAACGCTACGATTCAGGTTCCTTCCGCGCACATTCCTGGAAGCGACCTCAAGAATTTCAAAATAAATGACGAAAAACTATTGACGACATATAATTCGTGTATCATTATACGCGTTATTAAATACACGTATCTGTTTTCACGACTCTATTTTAATGAACTGGAGATCATACAATGTCTGGTGAAATTGGTTTGATCTTGATCCTTCCTGCTTGCCTTCTGCTGATGTTTGGGTTAATTCCAAGAAAAGCGGCGAACACGCGGGGCAATCAACTTTGTCAAATGACAACCTTAGTCACAGGCATTCAATGCCTGCTCGCGACTCTCTTTGTTCTGCTCTACTCCTCACAGGTATTTTTTGACGCTCGTCTGGACAATCTACCCGAAACCGTCAAACTCACCAATCTCAACCTCGTCATGTTTGACGGTGCCTCTTGCTTGATGTACTCACTGGTCAGCTTTGTCGGCTGGATCATCAGCCGTTTTTCGATCCGATACCTGGATGGTGAACCCGAACAGGGCAACTATTTCCGCTGGACCGGTTTTACGGTAGGAGCAGTCTCCCTGATGGTGATTTCGGGAAATTTGCTGCTGTTCATCGTTGCCTGGGCGATCTCCAGTTTAGGGCTTCACCAACTGCTTCTATTTTACAGAAATCGACCAGCGGCTCAACGGGCTGCATGGACGAAATTCACGGTGAGTCGCATTGGTGACATTGCCCTGATCGGCGCTACAATACTGATTTACCAGGAATTTCAGACTCTCAATTTTTCCGAGATCTTCGCATCCATCAAGTACCAGTCCGGGTTCGATTCTCCCCGGATCATGTGGGCGGTCTCGCTACTGGTACTCGGAGCCATATCCAAATCCGCTCAATTCCCATTCCATACCTGGTTGCCACAAACACTGGATACACCAACTCCCGTCTCGGCTTTGATGCATGCGGGAATCGTGAATGCGGGAGGCTTTCTCATGATCCGTACCAGCCCCCTGCTTTTCTTGAATCCTACCGCCATGGCTGGTCTGGCTGTGGTGGGAACGGTCACAACCTGTTTTGCTGCCACCGTGATGCTGACGCAAACCAGTATCAAGAAAAACCTGGCTTATTCCACCATTGCGCAGATGGGATTCATGATGCTGCAATGTGGCCTGGGTGCTTTTTCCGCTGCCATGCTGCATATTCTGGCTCATTCGCTCTACAAAGCGCATGCGTTTCTGAATAGTGGTAGCGTGCTCGATCAAAACAAAGCTTCAGGTTGGAATCAGGCAAACCATCACCAAGAGAAGGTATCCTCAAGCAAACTCTTGATAACCGGTGTCTGTATTGTCATGGTTTACTGCGCGAGCTTGGCGCTCTTCGGTATCAACCCGCTCACAAAACCAGGTGGCATTCTACTGGGGTTCATTATATGCCTCGCGCTGCTGGGTTGGATGCGACAGGCTTTACAATCAAACAATCGTTCCCTGCTGCTTCGAACCGCTGGCATCTCCCTGGTACTCTGCCTGGCCTACAGTCTCAGTTTCGTCGCGATCGACAAAATTGTAGGACTGAACCAAAGCACTTCCAGTTCCGCTTATCTAGCCTGGGCGGCTGCTGCTCTGATCGTGGTCGGATTCAGCAGCATGTCGCTGTTACAGCGCAAGATCTCACAAGCCCAAAAGCCCGCATGGATCAACAAGCTCTACATCCATGCCCTCAACGGGTTCTATGTTGAGGCGCTGCTCAGGCAACGTTTCGAGAACCTGACCCGGGAATAAACCAGTTCGAGACCTGTTTGTTGATCGCTCATTAAAGCAAACCTTTAGAAAGAGTAAAACAATGTCACAAATGCAATCCGAGTCGCGGTACTTTTCTTCGCCTGATCTAATCAACCAATTCATTCCCGAACAGGGATATCTGATAGAACAGATTTCCGAAGCACTCAAAGTCGTCTCTCAGGTGATTTCGCCAGTCTCGCCTTTAAAAGATTATGTGGCAGTGAATCCCTATCACGGGATTTCTGAACGTTCATTCTTGAATGCACGAAATTATTTACGAATTTTCTCCGACTGCGAAAACCTGATGCCTCTGGAACACTATGCTGAAGAATTCCGTTCAGGACAATTCGGGGTTAAACAGATCCAATCTGCAGTCGAGGAATTAGAGAGCACCAATCTGAGCACTCACCCCATCCCCTCTGCAGAGGAAATTGTAGAATTGTTGCATAGCCTGGAGAAACCAGTCAGTCACACTGACCAGATGAAGCAGAAACAGGACAGACCCGTTCGCACTTTGTCTGAGATGCTGGATCATCAAACTCAGGGGAACTGGTCCGAAAAGATCTGTGATGAGATCTCTAAATATTGTGCAATGCACTACGACCAGGGAGAAGCCGTCTGGGGTAGCCCCTGGAAAGAGATGACCTTGTACCAGTCCTGGCGTTCCGCGGCGGTCCATGATCGAAATATGGAATTCCACGGACTGACTGGTTTCTGCAGTTATGTCTCGGAGCTTCCCCACACGGCTGAAGCCTCAATGATTGCTTCATTGCAATGTTTGCATGTTCCGCCCGCCCTGTGGGAAACCTATTTGCTTTGTCAGGCCTTTTCCATCCCCGGCTGGAGCGCCTGGGTCAAATATCAGTCTGAAGAATCGGAAACCGAAGATCCATTGTGTAACGATCTGGCGGGTCTAATGGCAATGCGTCTCGCTTACGATGCCGCACTTTCAAAATCGCAGGCATTCGAAGTGGACTGGCGCGATTTCGCCAGTCACCAGCCGATTTCATTTAAGTTATCTGCTGACGCACAAGACAACGAGTTCTTGCGATATACGCTGTTACGTGCTTCTGAAATCGCGTTCCGGGATCGACTGCTCAATTGCGTTGCGATTCCATCAGCCTCATCTGACATCACACAACACTCCGAACAAGCAACTCATTTTTCAACGGTTCCAGCAGAACGGAAATTAGCACAGATGGTTTTCTGCATCGATGTCCGATCAGAGCGAATTCGGCGGCAACTGGAATCAGTCTCTTCCCACATTGAAACATTCGGATTTGCTGGATTTTTTGGCCTGCCGATCGAATTCGTGCGACTGGGAGATCAGTCAGGAGACAGTCAGGTCCCCGTCTTATTAAAACCTCAAATACAGATTTACGAAGATGTTCAGTCTGCAGATCCAGATTTGAAGTCGCATCTCGTCAAGCAACGCGGCCTGTCCAGATCATTGCGAAAACTCTGGAAAAACCTGCGTACCTCAGCCGTGGGCTGCTTCCCGTTTGTAGAAACGACCGGTTTACTCTATGGACTGAAACTCTGGCAACGATCCGTCGGTTCCACTTCAAAACCTTCAGACGCCGATCCCCAGAGATTATTCCGCGAGAACTTTGAGGTACTGGAACCCAGTTTGAATGGTTTGAATCAGCAGGGAATCACAATAACTGAGCTGACTGACTTAGCCGAATCGATGTTAAAGAATCTGGGTTTGACGGAGAACTTTTCTCGACTGGTGGTATTTTGCGGACATGGCAGCCAAACAGAAAACAATCCTCTCAAAGCCGGCCTGGACTGCGGCGCCTGTGGGGGACACTCTGGCGAACCGAATGCCCGAATCGCAGCGAAAATTCTGAATCAAACTGTGGTACGGCGTGCACTGGAACACCGGGGAATCACGATTCCCTCTGACACCTGGTTTGTCGCAGGCTTACACAATACTACGACAGACAGCCTCGATTATTTCGAATGCGATCAAGTTCCAGAGACACACCACAAGGACTTGGAAACGCTCATCGAAATCTCTCAGTTTGCTTCTGAGAATTCCCGAGTCGAGCGTATGCCAGAGATAAATGCTCCCACAATGACCGATCTGATGCGACGCGCCGCAGACTGGTCCGAAGTACGCCCCGAGTGGGGACTGGCAGGCAACGCCGCCTTTGTCATCGCGCCGCGGGAATTTACACGAGAGATTAACCTGGATGCCCGGACGTTCCTGCACAGCTATGATCACGAGAACGATCAGGAGGGAATCGTCCTGGAAAATATCATGACAGCTCCGATGATCGTCGCCCACTGGATCAACATGCAATACTACGCTTCCACCGTCGACAACCACCATTTCGGCAGCGGAAACAAAACGCTGCATAATGTTGTGGGAGGTTTTGGAATTCTCTCAGGTAATGGGGGAGACTTGATGACGGGTTTACCCTGGCAGTCGCTGAATACCGGTGCGAAGTTTCAACATCAACCACTGCGTTTACAAGTCCTGATTGCCGCACCGAGAAACGTCATCGAAAAGATCATTGCGAAACATCAAGACATCTCGAATCTACTCACCGGCGGATGGATGCACCTGATTTCGCTGGAGGAACAACAACAGTTTCAGTACTCCACTGATGGTAACTGGAACAAGATTGAATTGACGCAATCCTGAGACTCTTCCCTACACCGAACTTATTTTTTACTGAATTTCTTAACAAGGAGAAATGCGATGAAAATTACCATTATCGATCAAAGTCAATTATTAGGCCAACAGCTGGTTCAACTCTGCAAGCGATATTTGCATGATGTTCTCGCGCCCCATTTCCAGCCCATGATGCTCTCCCTGGAGTTGAATATCAAAGCCCTGAAAAACCCTCAGGGAGAGTTGAAAAAAGTATATCGAGTTCAGATCGATCATGGCGATGGTCAAATTGTCTTTCACCAGAAAGGTGAAAACATCGACACGTGTCTGTCCAAGATTGCTGAGAGAGCCCAACGAGAAATCTCTCGTGTGAGAGCACGTTCGATAGCACGAGCGAAGTGTTTGTACTGATTCAAGAACGATCCTAAGCATCAAGATCTTCAAGTTCATGTAATTGAGACGTGATACCACAGTCAGGCTGACGAGGCTGAGTGACAGATCTGACAATTGAAAAACTCTGAGTGTGTAATTCGTGAGTTTCTGAATATCCCCCCGAGAGGAGAAGTCCGATGACAATCACCTTTACAGATCGAAATCAGTTATTAACTCATCAATTGAAGCAGCTTTGTGAGAGACGCCTTGAATATGCTTTGTCTCGATTTCAATCGATGATCAAATCCATCGAATTCAGCGTCAGCGACTTGAACGGACCGAGAGGAGGCATCGACAAAGCGTGCCGCGTTCGGATCAGACACAGGACCGGTCATGTTATCGTAAACCATAAGCATGAAGATCTTGCCGTGTGCATCTCTAAAATTGCTGAAAAAGCCTCTCGTGCCCTTTCCCGTAAAAGGTCACGTTCGCAGAAATTCAATCGCACGCGTCATACCGATCTGATCGAAACTTAAGAAACAAGACAGGACTTTCTTTTTCATAAGTCCTGTCTCTTTTTAGTTTTTTTCGTTTCTTTAAAACAGAGAATCGGAATCAGTGTGAGATATGATCATGACAAACAGAAATCAAGACTCATGAAAGCCTGATAGGCGCAATCAGACATCTTTTTCCGGGTGTGCTTTCTTGTCGGGAACCTTGAAATCGGGATTCACGAGTTTGAAGTCGGCGTTCTCCGCTCCTTCGGGGGGAACGTCGAATTTCAGTGTGGTTTTCGAATTGTATTCCGCAGGAATCGGATTGGGGCCGCGACGATCCTTTCCGGATGAGTCATAGGACGGCAGAATTTCTTCGAACACATCGAGCGTAATGATCACATCATTCGGGCCGACGACTGCCCCATTGTCTCCGGTCATCACTACGGCGAGTTCATAGCGACCTTGTTCATCCGTTTTGCCGTACGATTCCGCTGCTCCTTTAAGCTCACTGTCCCCCTCTGTCGTTCGAGGGCGAAACAGCACTGTGGTGCCCGGCAGCGGTTCGCCGTTCATCGTCACCGTTCCCGAAACAGACGCTAGCTTCACATTATTCGATCCACATCCCGTGAGGCCTACCAACGTAACGATCATCAGAAACCATCGTGGAATCAAAAAGTTGCTCATCTGTGAAAACTCTCCTAAAATAGAATTCAAACCATCCGTTTTCGAATCATCTGTCTTGTTCGCTTGCGAGAAACAGATCGATCACCACTCACCGATGATTTCTCCTCCTTCAGGTGTTCCCAGACTCTGAAAAATTCCTAAATCAATGTTTTCACTCATGAAGCGACTTGATCCGTCCGCCAGCAATACCTGCATTCCACCGACATGCATGCTGCCCCAGCCTCGTTTGCAGGCGTTGCTGCCTCCAGTGCCTCCGATCGCCACACAACGATCGTAATCGGGAATCAAAGTCCGACGTTGCGCTGTAAAAGAGGACTGGCTGTAAGAGGTGTAGGTGTAGGCCCAGAATGTCCCGCGGCGAGGACGGGTTCTCGTATGATACTCTCCCACCACGATTGTATTCGATGTCCCATCGGAGATCGAACTGAATTTCTCAACCGTGAAACCATTCGTCCCAATACTATGCAATACTCCTCTCCAACTGTGCGCCAGGTTCGACCCATCTGCGTTATCCATCCAGCCACTCGTATCGGTTTTCCCGGAAACCGCGCGATAAGACGACAGCCGATAGTTCACACCACTGCCCGGTCCGCTCTCCGGCTGCCTCAATAAACCAGCGTTGGTATCCGACGGACAGTTATAGACAACCATGTTTTGCTCCCGCACAGCCGCGTTCGGAGCATCTTCATTGAAAGCGCTGGAGTCATACTTTTGAAACAACGGCGCCTGATCGAGGTAAGGCAGAATCGCAATCGCCCAGTTAATCCCGCTTTTCGTACTGCAACAGCTGCCAATCGTGATTCCGCCAGGAGGAAACGTACTGTATGCCTCATGATAATTATGCAACGCTAACCCAATCTGTTTCAGGTTGTTCTTACAAGAACTGCGTCGTGCTGCTTCGCGTGCCTGCTGGACCGCCGGCAACAGCAGAGAAATCAAAATCGCAATGATCGCAATCACCACCAATAATTCGATCAATGTAAATCCGCGTTTTGGTGAATTCATAATCGGGCCCCTTATGAATAAAGAAATGGAAATAAATCGAAGTGGTCGCGTCTCAATGAACACGCGTCTTTCACTATATCCTTTTTTAACCAAAAGTATACAAAAATCTCATACATGCCAATTTGCTTTTCTAACTCGACTGAATATTAGCATTATTAATAAACAACCATCGATCGTCGTTGCATTTGTTTCACACAACATATCAAGACTCATTCGACTTGTTTGATCAACAGAAGAGTACGTGGAGCGCACAGAAAAGGAATTCGCCTCACTTCAATATTTTCTGCAGGCAGTCCTGTCATAATACCAGTTCGGAAGTGGCAAGAATTATATTCTTATGCTGATAGATTAAACGCCACTCAGCCCTGGTGGCGAATATTTTCGCTTCAGGGGTTGCAATGGCGAAACTATTCGCTACCATCGACTCGACTAGCGAAATTATTCGCTACTTGTATTTTCTTTCAATGGAGCCCTGAGATGCCGCGTCCCCCGTCTTCACAACTGACGGAAGTCGAGCTACAAATCCTTTGCATTCTTTGGGAGAAGCAGGCTGCGACAGCGCGTCAGATTCATAACTCTCTCTCTGAAGATCGCAACACAAATTACTCCACGACAGTCAAGATGCTGTCGGTCATGCTCGGCAAGAAACTTGTCAAACGTGACGAAACAGTTCATCCTCAGATATACCGTCCTGCCGCCACACAACAACGTACGCAGCAGAAAATGCTTAAGGATCTGATCAGTAAAGTTTACAATGGTTCCACAGGAAGCCTTGTTTTACAAGCACTTTCCTCACAAAAAACTTCTCCACAAGAACTGTCAGAAATTCGTCAGTTACTGGATGAGTTGGAAGAGAATGAGAAATGAACACGTTAGCAACGATCTTCCAGTCGGCTTGGGCTGAGCGCGTGGGTTGGACATTGCTGCATTCCTTATGGCAGATTGCACTACTCGCAATTGCGTATCGTCTCGTTTCGATCTTGCTCAGAAATCGTCCGGCAACCGTTCGATATTTGATCTGTTGTGTGACGCTGTTCTCTATGCTCGGCTTTCCGCTGAGCACGTTTTATCTGCTTTCACAAAATGCCATGCGGATTTCGACAGACATTAACAACACAACCACAATAGTTAGTGTATCAGACGATTTACCAGCGTCCTCGAAGGTCATAACAGAATCTGAGAAGCTGATTACTTCCCCACAGTCTTCAGTGACGCAGTCCTCTGCTACAGAAAGCGACACAAAGACAGTTTTACCAGCAAGCCTGCCTGCAAATTCTTTCTCAGACAATCTGTTCTCTCTATTGCGCCCCTGGCTGCCGCTGGCAACCACTGTCTGGTTAATCGGTACTCTCCTCTTTGCACTAAGACCACTCTGGGGGTGGCTCCACGTACGCCGGTTGAAACGGCACGGATTATCTCCACTCTCGCCCCAGTTACGAGACTTGGGAGCCAATCTGGCTGTCCGGCTTGGCATCAAACAAGGCGTACAATTTCTGCAGTCATCCTTGGTAGAAGTGCCGACGATCGTTGGCTGTTTCTCTCCCATCATTTTATTACCGGCTTCCGCTATCACAGGCCTCACAGTTCAAGAACTCGAGATGATCTTAGCGCATGAACTGGCCCACGTCCGTAGGCATGACTATTTGATCAACCTCGCGCAAACGGTGATTGAATCTCTGCTCTTTTACCATCCCGGAATGTGGTGGATCTCGAATCAGATCCGCCAGGAACGCGAGCATTGCTGTGATGATATCGCCGTTGCTCTGGGTAAAAACCGTGCCGTATACGTCCAGGCGCTTGCGCGGCTTGAACAGCAGCGTCATGAGACTCTAACCATCGTACTGACCGCAACAGGCGGCTTGCTCATCTCCCGCGTTCGCCGAATATTGGAGCAATCGAAAAATGAAGTGGGCTATGTCAACCTCACAGCCTGTCTTACCGGACTGGTATTGATTGGTCTGGTAGCGACTGCATTCACAATGAACAGCATCCCTCAGAAAAAAACGATTGTTCTTTTCCCCAGTGAGCAGAACAGCAAGTTGCCTGAGGGTGAATTGAGTGTCGAAATTCCGAATCGCCTCATCAAAGTGATTCAGGCATACGATCTGCCGTTTTTCAATGAAACGGATCTGGATCAAATTCGTAAAGATTTTCGTCTGATCGTCGAAAAGTATGCTCCGGAAAACATGAGCGATGAGCGTAAACGTTCCATTCTCACGGCGATTGAAGAACACAGTAAACAGCATCTGTTTCTAACCAGCTTTGACCCGAACAGAATGGATTCGTTGAATGAAACCTACCTGTTTATGCCTGACCGACTCAAAACACTCCAATGGAAGCTTAGCCAGGCGTTGCAGCGCGACCCCTTGAGCAAAAAACAGGCACAACGTCGGGAAGAACTGTGGACGTTCATGTCAAATCATATCAAGAGTTTACCCGAAACTAGCCATGTGAATTATCAGACTGCACTCGAGGATCTTAAGACTCGTTTTACGGATCCTCTGTGTACCCAGTTCGACCGTCCACTGACAGAGGAACAATTCAATCAATTCAAAAATATACTGCAGCGAAGTTCTAATAATAGTAAGCATGAAATTGAGTTCGTGGTCAGTCATTTGTCTTGGTATGTTCAGCAGGCATATCGTCCTTATACCATCGGCATCACTAACACTCTGCCTTTTGATGATGAAGTCAAACATGCCAACTCCAGTAATGGATATGTGACCTTGGGGTTCACATCAAACGAAATATTCCGCGGTAAGGTACTCGATTTAGAAGATTTCAATAATTCATACACCCTAATTGATATGGACTCTGCCATTCAAGCCAATGCAATTCCGCAAATCACTGTGCCAGCGACTGCCCGCGAACCGGACAAGATCTCTCACTGGCTCAATCAAACTGGCAAAGGCGATTTCGGTTACAAAAATGGCGAACTGTTTGCAGTACGTGGAACAAAGCTGGCACTGCTGAATGTGAAAAACTGGTTCGAAGCCGATGCAATCAGTAAGGATGCTTTGCGTGCTGAAATTAAAAAGCAGGACAAACATGACATCAATGTCAAAAACGAGATTCAAACCTATTTCGACCAGTTTCCAACGCGACATTACACTGAATACATTGGCCCTTACATCGGGGTACTGAACCAGGAAGGACACCTCTCAGTCGTTCACATCAAAAAGATCCCCATCATGGACGGTATTTATCTCAATTGCCGCCCACGTCTGTAACAACAGAATTGTTGACAGGACCAGACAGTCAGAAACGGGTGCCTTTCCCCTACCCCTTCCGTGCAATCAGTCCTGAAAGAAAACCGTTCAAAAGTGGCAAGAAATGCGTTCTCAATAGGGTACAGCAACCGCTGCCGCGACACTTGAGTGGCGTGATGCATTTTTTACTGGCATCATTTCAGGGGTCCCTGGGCAGCGTTTTTTAATTCGAATGCTTCTTAGCAAATGGAAGAAACCGGGGCTAACGCCCTTCGGCTAATAAGTCATTCTGGTTGGGAAATCACCATAAACCAGATCAGCCGCACGGCGTTAGCCGCGGTTAATACCGATCACGGTGAGGTTACATTCATGAGAATCACTTTAAAACCAATAAATCAACACTACCTGGGGTGCGCTGGTTTGGACCGGAATCGGGAACCAGCAAATGCTCCCGCCAGGGATGCGAGGAGTTTCGCCAGCATGGATAAGGCAAATCCGACAGACCAGATTCCTGCGAAGCCGACCGACGCAGCGTCGATGAATAAGTAAAACAGAGTCACGATCATCACCATCTGATACGCGTTTCGCTCAGGTTGGCGTGTCGTAAGGAACCAGCCTGCCACGAAAAACAATGCGGTTCCCGCTGTATGCAAACACCATGGCGCCAACCATTTAGCGGCTTCGTCGTAAAATTCGCTTGGGTGTCCCGGCTCGATGAACAAGGCATAAACCATCACGACCAGAATGACAATCAGCACATTGATCGCCAGTAAGATGAAAGCAACACCAGCCGCTTTGGCATAATCGAGAAGTTTCATTTTTCTCCCTGCTTCCTCAACGCACATATTTGTCCGGGATCGTCTTGCACGTGTAATAGCGTTTTTCGATGGGAATGGCACCACAGCGGAATACGCCGGACTCGACGTGCCCCAAGACACGAGGGACCATCTTCTTCAACATGTATCCCCAGCCAAT
This genomic interval from Gimesia alba contains the following:
- a CDS encoding transthyretin-like family protein — its product is MSNFLIPRWFLMIVTLVGLTGCGSNNVKLASVSGTVTMNGEPLPGTTVLFRPRTTEGDSELKGAAESYGKTDEQGRYELAVVMTGDNGAVVGPNDVIITLDVFEEILPSYDSSGKDRRGPNPIPAEYNSKTTLKFDVPPEGAENADFKLVNPDFKVPDKKAHPEKDV
- a CDS encoding DUF1559 domain-containing protein codes for the protein MNSPKRGFTLIELLVVIAIIAILISLLLPAVQQAREAARRSSCKNNLKQIGLALHNYHEAYSTFPPGGITIGSCCSTKSGINWAIAILPYLDQAPLFQKYDSSAFNEDAPNAAVREQNMVVYNCPSDTNAGLLRQPESGPGSGVNYRLSSYRAVSGKTDTSGWMDNADGSNLAHSWRGVLHSIGTNGFTVEKFSSISDGTSNTIVVGEYHTRTRPRRGTFWAYTYTSYSQSSFTAQRRTLIPDYDRCVAIGGTGGSNACKRGWGSMHVGGMQVLLADGSSRFMSENIDLGIFQSLGTPEGGEIIGEW
- a CDS encoding BlaI/MecI/CopY family transcriptional regulator; amino-acid sequence: MPRPPSSQLTEVELQILCILWEKQAATARQIHNSLSEDRNTNYSTTVKMLSVMLGKKLVKRDETVHPQIYRPAATQQRTQQKMLKDLISKVYNGSTGSLVLQALSSQKTSPQELSEIRQLLDELEENEK
- a CDS encoding M56 family metallopeptidase, producing MNTLATIFQSAWAERVGWTLLHSLWQIALLAIAYRLVSILLRNRPATVRYLICCVTLFSMLGFPLSTFYLLSQNAMRISTDINNTTTIVSVSDDLPASSKVITESEKLITSPQSSVTQSSATESDTKTVLPASLPANSFSDNLFSLLRPWLPLATTVWLIGTLLFALRPLWGWLHVRRLKRHGLSPLSPQLRDLGANLAVRLGIKQGVQFLQSSLVEVPTIVGCFSPIILLPASAITGLTVQELEMILAHELAHVRRHDYLINLAQTVIESLLFYHPGMWWISNQIRQEREHCCDDIAVALGKNRAVYVQALARLEQQRHETLTIVLTATGGLLISRVRRILEQSKNEVGYVNLTACLTGLVLIGLVATAFTMNSIPQKKTIVLFPSEQNSKLPEGELSVEIPNRLIKVIQAYDLPFFNETDLDQIRKDFRLIVEKYAPENMSDERKRSILTAIEEHSKQHLFLTSFDPNRMDSLNETYLFMPDRLKTLQWKLSQALQRDPLSKKQAQRREELWTFMSNHIKSLPETSHVNYQTALEDLKTRFTDPLCTQFDRPLTEEQFNQFKNILQRSSNNSKHEIEFVVSHLSWYVQQAYRPYTIGITNTLPFDDEVKHANSSNGYVTLGFTSNEIFRGKVLDLEDFNNSYTLIDMDSAIQANAIPQITVPATAREPDKISHWLNQTGKGDFGYKNGELFAVRGTKLALLNVKNWFEADAISKDALRAEIKKQDKHDINVKNEIQTYFDQFPTRHYTEYIGPYIGVLNQEGHLSVVHIKKIPIMDGIYLNCRPRL